From Mytilus edulis chromosome 8, xbMytEdul2.2, whole genome shotgun sequence, one genomic window encodes:
- the LOC139484979 gene encoding uncharacterized protein isoform X1: MSKFTDSSLIVEDYSDKRKSDEARWREDLNEHFRKLGFHREVPTPELLREAQDVYRRLDWERPVDDDGNVLPSPPMTSKEDVLDEEAFAVLDEHAIKTPFTYINQHIRYLVSYLLQPTDTDVDKARVLTRWLARCLEDDYVRHLPRTEWTTDDSTASYLWKLRRRTMDYDELFHVLCEHADIKFELVRGCVRNTINYEVGADFKNQRKTWTAALLDGEWRLIDVRWICEAAYGVTKNNWRLIEDEKGKVSTKRAMQENRGTYKTHCRFREFYFLADPEIFVFDHFPDDDKWQLLARTVTYDEAKELPAIRSDFFQEKLTLKSHPKSNVSSNDGQVTFEIGFDTSKRMTFAYKLYRSKGCREQVVSTRSALDRFVFLERDLDEGVMRAVIRFPFVGQFLFELHGSEKSDTHHALLVTYFLTCHDIKEDCKPLPPNIREEWGPGEDTKDMGMVPLTHRKGQIEADDGDAEIKFSLDRELEFKHDLVKGEVDIPVTEGHILHTIENGEMSINVRLPEAGEYALNVMAKEKNKKTRFAPACSYLVSCQDEPLESDPFPDTEGKQLGPTATFAQLGFSEDDPWPSFVTNLVTGEYKMAIKRKRNILVAASLELEEGDTTTDYHNYVSVDTKGELVLICATFPKMGTYTLTVFARNTDAVDDSDLFLPLYVKIIEVVLPTLTGTPVPTTALLPAWCHGYSIKEPEHCCLPSNEKVMMSIAIPEASVVLVKGHPECKMKKNENGYWEGLLKTGPPGSVIDIMAKETNRDQAEKIVSYEVVSKEDLLQMEMKQEVTFRDALNRLESKEAEKQSRIITRLNQAVDDRNRPKLEKCLARAKELNPKGATVDITRAEVLLRELLDEEGRLIARKELRKATRISDIPSLEAAVRKFKHLQMVEEDGDFSAAVEVLRNLLDKKDDYVLPSIIIDDDVKKDVTLHTATGENLFHGRNTGGVHIYVLPDGHVQQQELTGAESSFLHHSMRSFHKDTTQLTFSEIPESKGDDSFTGPSHHFSGPTLGTSTPQKPHKSSARVPELLREARLKSKMAQQSDDEPDQDEVEAALDEIEKEEHISKDWGGRRTWKNRTMNVFKKYWHSMKEKSQVSEETLNDDIEKEIQRLRHINTMCRKMSQAARKIGRNYGTLISSEKSFHELLGDIPDLNESLGEELANTSITQQDLIGVEGVMKASFDDFAKSIDKLCTHMVSKAEVAARDLEKARIDMETEEILYGNRSSPSFGSYGQQSKQSAIRTSFFALRNNILEDLQETNSETEEEIRRNLSGLHKKMAEVQTSKGNTSRTEHDVSMDFLSSWKM; this comes from the exons ACACCCTTCACCTACATCAATCAGCACATCCGATACCTAGTAAGTTACCTACTCCAACCAACAGACACAGATGTCGATAAAGCCAGAGTTCTGACGAG ATGGCTTGCCCGATGTTTGGAGGATGACTATGTACGACATTTACCAAGAACAGAATGGACAACAGACGATTCTACTGCAAGTTATTTGTGGAAGCTTCGACGTCGGACAATGGATTACGACGAACTATTCCATGTACTCTGCGA ACATGCAGATATAAAATTTGAGTTAGTTAGAGGTTGTGTACGTAACACGATCAATTACGAGGTTGGCGCTGATTTTAAGAATCAAAGAAAAACCTGGACTGCGGCATTACTAGATGGGGAATGGCGTCTTATTGATGTACGTTGGATATGTGAAGCAGCTTATGGTGTTACAAAGAACAATTGGAGGCTTATTGAGGACGAAAAAGGAAAAGTTAGCACAAAGCGTGCAATGCAAGAAAACAGAGGAACATATAAAACGCACTGCCGATTTCGTGAATTTTACTTTTTAGCTGACCCAGAAATATTTGTGTTTGACCATTTCCCCGACGACGACAAATGGCAGTTGTTAGCTCGAACTGTAACTTACGACGAGGCAAAAGAATTACCAGCAATAAGATCTGACTTCTTTCAGGAAAAATTGACCTTGAAATCACATCCAAAGTCAAACGTGTCAAGTAATGACGGACAAGTCACATTCGAAATCGGATTTGACACTAGCAAGCGTATGACGTTTGCTTACAAACTGTACAGGTCAAAAGGTTGTAGAGAGCAAGTGGTTTCGACAAGAAGCGCTTTAGATAGATTTGTCTTCTTGGAAAGAGATCTCGACGAAGGAGTTATGAGAGCTGTTATTCGATTTCCGTTTGTAGGGCAATTTCTGTTTGAACTTCATGGTAGTGAAAAATCAGACACACATCATGCGTTGCTAGTGACGTACTTCCTCACTTGTCATGATATAAAGGAAGATTGTAAACCACTTCCTCCAAATATTCGCGAAGAATGGGGTCCAGGGGAGGATACGAAAGATATGGGAATGGTACCGTTAACTCATCGTAAGGGTCAAATCGAAGCTGATGATGGCGATGCAGAAATTAAATTTTCATTGGATAGGGAACTTGAATTTAAACATGATTTAGTGAAGGGCGAAGTTGATATACCTGTCACTGAAGGTCATATTCttcatacaattgagaatggagaaATGTCTATAAACGTGAGACTTCCGGAAGCAGGCGAGTATGCACTTAATGTAATGGCAAAGGAAAAGAACAAGAAAACAAGATTTGCTCCAGCCTGTAGTTATCTTGTTAGCTGTCAGGACGAACCCCTCGAATCTGATCCCTTTCCTGATACAGAAGGAAAACAGTTAGGTCCAACTGCAACATTTGCTCAATTGGGATTCTCTGAAGATGACCCTTGGCCGTCCTTTGTAACTAATCTTGTTACGGGAGAATATAAAATGGCTATCAAACGAAAAAGAAACATACTAGTAGCCGCATCGCTGGAACTGGAAGAGGGTGACACAACAACAGATTACCATAACTATGTCTCAGTTGATACAAAGGGAGAATTGGTTTTGATTTGTGCCACTTTCCCCAAGATGGGAACATACACATTAACTGTGTTTGCACGAAATACAGATGCAGTTGACGATTCAGATTTATTCTTGCCACTATACGTCAAAATCATTGAAGTCGTGTTGCCAACATTGACCGGAACTCCTGTACCAACAACTGCACTGCTGCCAGCCTGGTGTCATGGATACAGCATAAAAGAGCCTGAACATTGCTGCCTACCTTCCAATGAAAAAGTTATGATGTCGATTGCCATTCCTGAAGCAAGTGTTGTCTTAGTAAAAGGTCACCCAGAATGCAAGATGAAGAAAAATGAAAATGGGTATTGGGAGGGATTACTTAAAACCGGGCCGCCGGGAAGTGTGATAGATATCATGGCAAAAGAGACAAACAGAGATCAAGCAGAAAAGATAGTATCATACGAA GTTGTGTCAAAGGAGGACCTGTTGCAAATGGAAATGAAACAAGAAGTCACCTTTAGAGATGCATTGAACAGACTAGAATCTAAGGAAGCTGAAA aaCAAAGTCGTATAATAACACGTTTGAATCAGGCTGTTGATGACAGGAACCGGCCAAAATTGGAAAAGTGCCTTGCACGTGCTAAAGAATTAAACCCCAAGGGTGCTACTGTTGATATAACTCGTGCAGAGGTTCTTTTGCGTGAACTTTTAGATGAAGAAG GAAGACTCATTGCTAGAAAAGAGCTGAGAAAAGCTACCAGAATATCTGATATACCGTCTTTAGAGGCAGCTGTaagaaaatttaaacatttgcaaATGGTTGAGGAAGATGGAGATTTCTCAGCAGCTGTAGAAGTATTACGTAATTTGTTAGATAAAAAAG ATGATTATGTTCTTCCCTCGATAATTATTGACG atGATGTTAAGAAAGATGTAACCTTGCACACTGCCACTGGTGAAAACCTTTTCCATGGTAGAAATACAGGTGGGGTACACATATATGTTTTACCCGATGGACATGTGCAACAGCAAGAGCTCACTGGAGCAG AATCAAGTTTCCTACACCACAGTATGAGATCATTCCACAAAGACACGACCCAGCTCACATTCTCCGAAATACCAGAATCAAAGGGAGACGATAGCTTTACCGGACCATCGCATCATTTCAGTGGACCTACGCttg GAACGTCAACACCGCAAAAGCCACACAAAAGCAGCGCTAGGGTCCCAGAATTGTTGAGAGAAGCCCGGTTAAAAAGTAAAATGGCACAACAGTCAGATGATGAACCTGATCAAGACGAGGTTGAAGCTGCACTGGATGAAATAGAAAAAGAGGAGCACATTTCAAAAG ACTGGGGAGGCCGTCGTACCTGGAAAAACAGAACTATGAATGTTTTCAAGAAGTATTGGCACAGTATGAAAGAAAAGTCACAAGTCTCAGAGGAAACACTCAATGATGACATTGAGAAAGAAATTCAGAGACTACGACATATCAATACGATGTGTCGAAAAATGTCACAAGCAGCAAGGAAGATTGGTCGAAATTATGGAACTCTAATAAGCAGCGAGAAATCATTCCATGAATTACTTGGGGATATTCCGGACCTGAATGAAAGTTTGGGAGAGGAACTAGCTAACACATCTATTACTCAACAAGACCTAATAGGCGTAGAAGGAGTAATGAAAG CTTCATTTGATGACTTTGCGAAATCTATTGACAAGCTTTGTACCCATATGGTATCAAAGGCAGAAGTTGCAGCACGTGATCTCGAAAAGGCCAG AATTGACATGGAAACAGAGGAAATATTGTATGGAAACCGAAGTAGTCCTAGTTTTGGAAGTTATGGACAACAATCAAAGCAGAGTGCTATAAGGACTTCATTCTTTGCTCTTCGCAACAACATCCTAGAGGACCTCCAGGAAACGAATTCTGAAACG gaggaagaaataagaagaaatctttcCGGTCTTCACAAAAAAATGGCGGAAGTGCAAACAAGTAAAGGAAATACCTCGAGGACTGAACATGATGTATCAATGGATTTTCTGTCTTCATGGAAAATGTAA